The uncultured Paludibaculum sp. sequence GCCGGCTTCGGAGTGGCTCTGCTCGCCGTCTTTCCCCGGCAACTCCTCGCTTTGGCGAAGGACCGCCGTCACCTGGCCGCCGTCCTCCTTGGGTTCGTTCTCGGCGCCGCGCCATTCCTCTACTACAACAAGATCCACAAACTGCGCACCTTCACCGCGAATACAGATGTAGACGAGCGGCATGCGCTCGACAAGATCCTAATGCTCGACCACACCTTCGACGGCAGCGGCCTGATGGGCTACATGGTGCGCGAAGACCCCGAAGGCCCCGTCCAAAACCTGAAGCCGTGGGAGAAGGTTCCGCTCTTCCTCAATGGCAAGCTGGGCAACCCGCGGAACAGCCTGCAACATATATTCCTGGTCCTGGCTCTCCTCATCGCGCCCATCCTGTGCTGGAACGGGCCGAATCGCAAGGCAGCGCTGCTCTTTCTCACTGGCGGCGTCGCTACCTTCGCCCTGATGCTCATCACCAAGAGCGCCGGTGGATCCGCTCACCACACGGTGCTGCTATGGCCCGTCCCGCAGATCCTTGCCGGTCTGATGGTGGGTGAAGTCCAGCGCCGCTGGCCCGCGCGCGGTTGGCGCATCGCCGCCGGCATCGTCGTCCTCTGCGTGCTCTCGAACCTGGCCGTTTTGAACACCTATCTCGCCCATTTCATCGCCTGCGGCCCCACCGTGGTCTGGACCGACGCCATCCGGCCGCTGGTCACCGAGATCGGCAGCCGTCCCGGCCGGTCGTTCTTTGGCGTCGACTGGGGCATCACCCAACAGGTGGAGTTCTATGGCAGCGGCACCATCAGCTACTATCGGGGGAGCGACGGGGTGGTCATCGATCTACCCGCGCCAGGAAGCGTCCGGCAACTGGAACGGGCCCTCGCCGACCCGGCCACCCTCTTCGTTACGCACACCGACGGACACGAGTCCTTCACAGGCGTGCGCAAAAAGCTGATCGACTTCGCCGCCGAACGCGGTTACCACGATGAGATCTACAAGCTGATCTACGACCGCCACGGCGTTCCCATCTTCGAAATCCATGAATTCCGAAAGTGAGCCCTTCGAGGTCCCCATCACGGATGTCTTCGACCTTCATCCCTTCGCGCCACGCGACGTGAAGGCCGCTGTCGAGGCCTATCTGGAAGAGGCGTACGCGCGCGGCTTCACGGCCCTCCGCATCATCCACGGCCGGGGCATCGGCGTTCAGCGCGAGATCGTCCGCAAAACCCTGGAACGGACACCCTACGTCCTGGAGTTCCGCGATGCGCCGGAAGGTGCGGGCGGCTGGGGCGCTACGATCGTAACGCTGCGGCAGCCCTGACCAGCAGCCATACGCCCGCGATCACCAGCAAAGGTGCCGAAAGCACCCCGGGCACCATCCGCTGCCAGTAGAGCGATCCGGCAATGTGCGCGCATCCATTCAGAACCATCAACAGCGCGTAGGGGATGGACACCCACTGGATCCATCGCGACCCGCCGAACGCCGCGCGCGACGCAATCAGCAGCAGCACGACAGCCGCAATCAGCCCGGCCAGCCACTCGCCAAACTCGAAAGTCGGCAGCCACTGGACGAGCAGCACATCGCGCAGCATCATCACGAAGGGATTGTAGAAACCGAGAAAGTCGTGAGTGGCCTCATCCAGCACATGCAGTGCCAGCACCAGCGTGAGAGCCACCCAAGCTATTGCATGCCGCCGTACCGCTTGGGACATCGCAGATCACTTCCGCCGCAATTGTACCGCGCCTTACCAGCCGAGGAACTTCCGCAGAAACTCGATAGCCGCCGGGCCATCCACGCGGTGCGGACCGTTGAAGTACGCGATGCGGGTACGCTCGCCGACGCCGGCCTCGTCATAGAACCGCCGCACCTTGGCGTACTCATACGCCACCCACTCGTCCTTGCCCACTCCGTCACCGTGCCCGCGTTCCACCATAAACGCCCGCGGAGCCATCATCATTGCCAGTTCCGCGTGGCTCGCCACATGCGCCATGTCCCATTCGAGAATCTCGTATTCCTTGGTGAACATGTAGCTGTACGGCTCGTCTACCGTCGTGAGCTTGCGGATCCACTCGTTAAAATCGCCGCCGCAGACGACCACTCGAAACCGCTCATCGAATACGGGCACCCGCAACGCGGTCTTGCCGCCGTAGCTCAGCCCGTAGAACCCCATGCGGCCCGCATCCACCTCGGGCAGAGTCACCAGCCAGTCGACCAGCGACTGATACTGGGCCCGGATCAGCGAATACAGCGACAGGCCCAACGGATTGGCCAGCCGCGCCAGATGCCGGAACTCCCCGACGGTGGGATTCTGTGCGGAGTACACGATGAAACCGAGGTCCGCCAGCTGCGCCCCAAAGTTACGATACACCTCCAGCCCCCGGCCTTCCTTTTCGTTGAAGTAGACGTCAGCCCGGCCATTCAAACCATGCTGCACGACCACCAGAGGCCGCTTCTCCCCTGCTTTGAGATCCTTCGGAACCAGCAGGTAGCCCGACCCGAAGACGCCGGGCCGCACATCGAACTGAACCGCGTACGCCCGCCATCGATCACCCTCTTGAAAGAGCGTACGGCGGACATTCGGGGTGCTCACCGGACCGGGCAGCCGGCCGATCACGTCGGTCAGGAACCTCTCTTCGACGCCTTTCGACCCGAGCTCCTTCCATAATTTCGCGCGTGTGTACTCGGAGAGCGCAACCAGCCGCTGCGTGTAGTCCACCAGTTCGTGCACCTGCTCGCGCATATGGATTTCCGGCTCCACCGCGTCCTGCAACGGTGCCGCTTTGGGCAGTGTGACGAAGCGCCGCCCCAGCAGCGCCGCGAACTCCGCATCGCCGAAGTCCCGCAGCAGCCCGAAGACATTGCGATAGAGCGGCTGCTGCCACAGTGGCGGCGATTCCAGTGAGAAATCGTGAGTTTCCACCTGCTGAATGCGCGGGTCCAGAACCGCTGCGAACACCGCTTCGGCTCCGCCCTCCCCGTCACCATAGATTGCAATCGGCGCCGCCGGCTGCCGCCCCGCGAACCAGTCCACCGCCGCCAGAGCCTTTTGTACTTCGTATCCGTAGATGTGCCGGCCCACCGGGAAGGCCATGCGGTAGATCCACTCCCGATGAGGCTGCTCCGTCTGTCGGCCCAGCGCGGGATTGCCGCTATAGGTCGATTTCGTGTCGATCAGAACTGGAGCCAGAACCTCGCAGCCAGCCGCGGCCAGCTCGCGAGCCCTGCGAAGATTGTCCGAAAGCACGACTACGCGCTGTCGCGGAGCGTTCTTGGGCTGGTAATACAGGCCTTCCGCCGTCACTCCATCCAGCACCGGCCAGCGAGCCGAGAACACCCGGTAGACCGCCGTCTCTCCAAGCGGCCGCGGGTCCAGGTCGTCAAAGGGGACCCGCGCATCCACCACCCCGATCATCCGCCGTAGCTTCTCAGAGGTGGGCCTCCGGCCGGCTGGCGATTCAGCGGTCAACCGTTGGAGATAGCCCGTCATCCCGGCCACCATGTCCTCGACGGACGCGGGGGCCTGCGCCGCGGCCGAGGCGCCGAGCAGCATCAACAAACATAAGGTTCTCATCAGCGCTCCGGGGGCAGAACCCGCCGCACCAGTTCCTGGAACGCGGCCAGGCCGCGCAGTGGTTCAAAGATGGGATCGACGTTCAGCATGATCAGCCACGGCTCATGTTCGCCCGAGGCCTCCACCAGCAACCGGCAGGCGACGTCATACTGCCCGAGACCGAGATGCACGAGTGCCCGGTCGTACGCGGACACATAGGACTCCACCGAGAGCGTCTCCAGCGTCTCCAGGATCATCGAAGCCTGCTCGTACTTCCCCAGCCGGCCCAGAACATAGCCCTGCGCTGCCAGTAGTCGGGCATCGCCCTCCACCACCGGCTCGGCCAACTCCAGCGCCCGCAACGCCTCTTCCCCTTGGCCCGAGGCAAGCAACGCATAGGCCAGCAACCGGCGCACCCCGTGAAATCCGGGGTTCAATTCGATCGCGCGCCGGTAGTGGTCCATCGCCGCCTCAAAGTCGCCGGAGAAGTACTCGGTCATGCCCGTGGCCGCGCTTAGCATGCTGGAAGCCGGGTCGAGCAGTGCCGCCGCCCCCAGATGCGCCCGGGCCTCGGCGAATCGTCCCTGTGGATTCATCACCGTGGTCGCGTAGTAGAGCCGAGCCTGCACCAGACTGGGATTCAGCTCCAGGGCGCGTTGATAATCCACTTCCGCTTCGTCCCAGTTCCACTGCAGCGCCGCGTTCAGGAACCCGCGCCACAGATGAGCGGCGTCCAGTTCGGGCATCAGCGTCAGTGCCTTGTAGATCACCTGGCCGGCGTCCGTCATCACGACCGAGGGCGAAATGTTGCCGAAGAACGACAGTTGCAGAATGGAGCCGGCCACGGCCGCGTACGCCGCCGCAAAGTGCGGATCCAGGTGGATCGCCCGTTGGTAGCACTCAATGCTGCGCCGCAAATGCGCCGGAGTCATGCGGTTAGCAAAGTGCCGGCCCTCCAGCAGCAACTGGTACGCATCGCCGGATATGATGTGCGGCGCGTCGGGGTCTGGCGCGGCCGGCGGGGGCAACTCCAGCGGCTGCCCACTCACGATCGTGGGCGCGTAGCTCCCCTCCTGCAAAGTGATGCGGACAAAGTCGTCCTGCCCCTCTCTCTCGTAATACTCATTGAGCTTCCGGCGCAGGCGGCGGGCCTCGACACGGACGATTGAGTCGATACGAGGGTCGAAGTCGGCGGGCCGGTCGAATACTTCCATGCCGACGGTGTATTCTTTCAGCGCTTCCGCATCGCCATCCAGGGCGCGTTCCACGACAAAGCGCAGGAACCGGCGCATCCGTTCCGACTGCCGGAACGGCTTCGACCGATCGATCTTCGACAGTGCGGATTCGACGCTATCTCTTTGCATTACTTGGGCTTCACCCAACGGACCCACCGATTGCGGCGTGAGACTTCTCACCGTGAGATGCTCTCTTCTCACTCCAACCGCCCCCCCGCGATGGTGCATTCTGGACATGCACGGGAGGATTCTTCAATGACAACAACGATGCAGAACCCAACGCTGACCAGCGAACAGGACCTCATCCTCCGCGCGCAAAACGGCGACCGCTCGGCCTTCGACCAGTTGACCACCGAGTACTGGCCCCGCATGTTGCGCACCGCTCTACGTGTTGTGCGCTCGCCCGAAGATGCGGAAGATGCCACCCAGCAGGCCTTCGTCGCCGCTTATACAAAACTCGACCGTTTCCGCGGCGAATCCTCATTCGCCACTTGGCTCACCCGCATTACGCTGAATGAGTCGCTCACACTTCTTCGACGCCGGAAGCGCGATTTCCGGCCGGTGGAGGACTTGGCCGACCCCAACGGCGAGACGATCCGCCCCGAACTGCCCGACACAACCGAAAACCCGGAACAACGCTTTCTGCGCGACGAAACGTCCAACCTGCTGCAGATGAGCCTCGGCGCCGTCAAACCCGCCTACCGCAAAGCGATGAAACTACGGCTCAGCGAGGACCTCAGTGTCGAGGAGATCGCCGGCCGGCTCAAAATTCCGGTCAACACCATCAAAGTCCACCTCTATCGCGGCCGCCAGGCCATGAAGAGCTTTCTCGAACAGAAGATGACCCTTCCGCAGGCAGCCTGAGACCTCCCAGCGGAATTACGGGCGGCGGCTGGGTAGAGCCACCGCCCGTTTTGTTTCCAGCAGCTATACCGAAGGTTCTTTCCTCGGACCGGCCGGACTGTTCTTGCCATCGCCTTCATACCCCTGACGCGTCGCGGCCTTCCTGGCCCGCTTCTGCGTGCTGGGGTCGAACAGCTTCATCTCGCCCGTCCGCCAGCTCTCGCAACCCAGCATCACCGACACCATGATCTGATGCGCCAGCGTCGGACCCAGCACCGGAGTCTGGCGCGTCCGCATGCACGAAAAGAAGTTGTCGCTGTGCCGCCGGGCCATGTCTCGAATCGCCGTCGGGAAGTCGAACGTCTTCACCTCAGTGGGCCTGTTCAGGGCCTTGGCGACGCGCTCGGGCGTGACCGTGACCTTGTCGTTCTCCACCAGGATGGTGCCGGAGTGGCCGTAAACCACCTCGGGCAAGTACTTATTGGCCGACATGTTGGCCATCGAGCCGCCCACCATGATCATGAAGTTGCCATACTCCGCCATGATGCCCAGCGTATCCGGCACTTCGCGGTCCTTCTGGACATAGATACCGCCGGCGCCGGAAACCCGTGTCGGGAACTGCGCGCCCATCGCGAACAGCATCGGACCCACGCGGTGATAGAAGAGATCCGAGGCGATGCCGTTCGAATACTCCCAATACTTGCGCCACCGGAAGAAGCGCTCACCACTGAACGGCCGCTTCTTGGCGGAACCCAGCCAGCGCGTCCAATCGATGTTCTCGGGCGTGGCCTCCTCGTCGACGTAGTAGTTCCACTCACCCACCAGTGAGTTACGGCTGTACGTCGTCTGGCCCCACAACACTTCGCCGATGGCGCCTTCGCCGATCAGCTCCTTCACCTTGTGCCAGCGCGCGTCCGAGAGAAACTGGCTGCCCACCTGCAGCACGCGTTTGTACTTCTCGGCCGCGGCAATCACCTGCGCCGATTCGTCCACAGTCAGCGTGATGGGCTTCTGAAGATAGACATCCTTGCCCGCCGCGAAGGCGTCGATCGCCATCTGCGCGTGCCAGTGATCGGGCGTGGCGATGAGGACGCAATCCACGTCGTCGCGCTTCAGCACCTCGCGATAGTCCACCACGATGTTCTTGGCATCGATCTTCGAGATCGCCTGCGCACGCTCGCGGTGGCGCTTGTAGACGTCGGAGA is a genomic window containing:
- a CDS encoding glycosyltransferase family 39 protein, yielding MLKSSLPYLAGLVACLLFLALGLTFIPYPGAQYDETLFVMSIHSPQYVEYAMKFGAVKVPIMLMTYIGTLKAAIYAPILHFFGAGHATLRLPVLLMGTASVWLLFLILKRLSGWKTAFLLALLLATDALYLLTGIFDWGPVALQHILFTAAVYCFVRFPDDRRRRWLFLGSFCGGLALWDKALFIWLLAGFGVALLAVFPRQLLALAKDRRHLAAVLLGFVLGAAPFLYYNKIHKLRTFTANTDVDERHALDKILMLDHTFDGSGLMGYMVREDPEGPVQNLKPWEKVPLFLNGKLGNPRNSLQHIFLVLALLIAPILCWNGPNRKAALLFLTGGVATFALMLITKSAGGSAHHTVLLWPVPQILAGLMVGEVQRRWPARGWRIAAGIVVLCVLSNLAVLNTYLAHFIACGPTVVWTDAIRPLVTEIGSRPGRSFFGVDWGITQQVEFYGSGTISYYRGSDGVVIDLPAPGSVRQLERALADPATLFVTHTDGHESFTGVRKKLIDFAAERGYHDEIYKLIYDRHGVPIFEIHEFRK
- a CDS encoding Smr/MutS family protein, with the translated sequence MNSESEPFEVPITDVFDLHPFAPRDVKAAVEAYLEEAYARGFTALRIIHGRGIGVQREIVRKTLERTPYVLEFRDAPEGAGGWGATIVTLRQP
- a CDS encoding HXXEE domain-containing protein, which gives rise to MSQAVRRHAIAWVALTLVLALHVLDEATHDFLGFYNPFVMMLRDVLLVQWLPTFEFGEWLAGLIAAVVLLLIASRAAFGGSRWIQWVSIPYALLMVLNGCAHIAGSLYWQRMVPGVLSAPLLVIAGVWLLVRAAAALRS
- a CDS encoding prolyl oligopeptidase family serine peptidase, producing MRTLCLLMLLGASAAAQAPASVEDMVAGMTGYLQRLTAESPAGRRPTSEKLRRMIGVVDARVPFDDLDPRPLGETAVYRVFSARWPVLDGVTAEGLYYQPKNAPRQRVVVLSDNLRRARELAAAGCEVLAPVLIDTKSTYSGNPALGRQTEQPHREWIYRMAFPVGRHIYGYEVQKALAAVDWFAGRQPAAPIAIYGDGEGGAEAVFAAVLDPRIQQVETHDFSLESPPLWQQPLYRNVFGLLRDFGDAEFAALLGRRFVTLPKAAPLQDAVEPEIHMREQVHELVDYTQRLVALSEYTRAKLWKELGSKGVEERFLTDVIGRLPGPVSTPNVRRTLFQEGDRWRAYAVQFDVRPGVFGSGYLLVPKDLKAGEKRPLVVVQHGLNGRADVYFNEKEGRGLEVYRNFGAQLADLGFIVYSAQNPTVGEFRHLARLANPLGLSLYSLIRAQYQSLVDWLVTLPEVDAGRMGFYGLSYGGKTALRVPVFDERFRVVVCGGDFNEWIRKLTTVDEPYSYMFTKEYEILEWDMAHVASHAELAMMMAPRAFMVERGHGDGVGKDEWVAYEYAKVRRFYDEAGVGERTRIAYFNGPHRVDGPAAIEFLRKFLGW
- a CDS encoding tetratricopeptide repeat protein, producing MQRDSVESALSKIDRSKPFRQSERMRRFLRFVVERALDGDAEALKEYTVGMEVFDRPADFDPRIDSIVRVEARRLRRKLNEYYEREGQDDFVRITLQEGSYAPTIVSGQPLELPPPAAPDPDAPHIISGDAYQLLLEGRHFANRMTPAHLRRSIECYQRAIHLDPHFAAAYAAVAGSILQLSFFGNISPSVVMTDAGQVIYKALTLMPELDAAHLWRGFLNAALQWNWDEAEVDYQRALELNPSLVQARLYYATTVMNPQGRFAEARAHLGAAALLDPASSMLSAATGMTEYFSGDFEAAMDHYRRAIELNPGFHGVRRLLAYALLASGQGEEALRALELAEPVVEGDARLLAAQGYVLGRLGKYEQASMILETLETLSVESYVSAYDRALVHLGLGQYDVACRLLVEASGEHEPWLIMLNVDPIFEPLRGLAAFQELVRRVLPPER
- a CDS encoding sigma-70 family RNA polymerase sigma factor; this encodes MTTTMQNPTLTSEQDLILRAQNGDRSAFDQLTTEYWPRMLRTALRVVRSPEDAEDATQQAFVAAYTKLDRFRGESSFATWLTRITLNESLTLLRRRKRDFRPVEDLADPNGETIRPELPDTTENPEQRFLRDETSNLLQMSLGAVKPAYRKAMKLRLSEDLSVEEIAGRLKIPVNTIKVHLYRGRQAMKSFLEQKMTLPQAA
- a CDS encoding Gfo/Idh/MocA family oxidoreductase — encoded protein: MPEDRLNSRRAFLATAAAAASAMTARAEKNIKPGITAKSASRTLGANDRIRVGMIGVGIMGTGHLRAFAKQAEADKDIEIAAISDVYKRHRERAQAISKIDAKNIVVDYREVLKRDDVDCVLIATPDHWHAQMAIDAFAAGKDVYLQKPITLTVDESAQVIAAAEKYKRVLQVGSQFLSDARWHKVKELIGEGAIGEVLWGQTTYSRNSLVGEWNYYVDEEATPENIDWTRWLGSAKKRPFSGERFFRWRKYWEYSNGIASDLFYHRVGPMLFAMGAQFPTRVSGAGGIYVQKDREVPDTLGIMAEYGNFMIMVGGSMANMSANKYLPEVVYGHSGTILVENDKVTVTPERVAKALNRPTEVKTFDFPTAIRDMARRHSDNFFSCMRTRQTPVLGPTLAHQIMVSVMLGCESWRTGEMKLFDPSTQKRARKAATRQGYEGDGKNSPAGPRKEPSV